A DNA window from Leptolyngbya sp. KIOST-1 contains the following coding sequences:
- a CDS encoding protein-arginine deiminase family protein, with protein sequence MRHLILPEEVCSLPGQSPAESRRHEDVLVVEQPLHVALSDLAPAGAVTVSLTTQGEIELYTEADQWVDTPALMPLQQCPNLVLLARTFSDRPKDRSLAIAFQDDSGVHLSQVCLTFTSLRICLDVDADRDGVVDEDNPHKGEWRWGTNGQGAILLVNTDRDHVHSDSHYTDRDQGRALLRLKDSSLMIVRRAGVSDLPPGCEIYLSVSQDQAQRICIYDELNQVGDELIGPRQAQAKLRCSDQDTLFFVQGISYPDIDFDGLIEITLSLLKHGETIYSDRVVFRVAPWMMTPNTLAPITVFVSRLSEGKNEDFIEDLRKVVAQAGVQLDPVPFEFHNDDPWMRDEIEVGYTQAPGKMIHVIFDSPRDRGLDHLAKRQLISSRFGYVIRKSPHEATKLDSFGNLEVSPPVTVNGVTYPFGRLLFGGTRPEIMPNPRRKLKVLRDFFFAQKIQAPVELFSDWLSVGHIDEFVNFVAAPNPKGFKLLLASPNRCYEVLKELRDRGHDQAVLREGKHLGEKPAVISVAEVMENEDLASQNQCFQSYIDWNREVLKQELGLDEANIIDLPALFEDKDGRAKSFFPNMVNMLVLNQHLAIPKPFGPKVSGHCAFEDCVKDLLDPLGLVCHFIDDWDTYFRKGGEIHCGTNTSRQPYPQAWWEIESMPPVLKR encoded by the coding sequence ATGCGACATTTAATTCTGCCTGAAGAGGTTTGTTCACTACCCGGACAGTCTCCAGCAGAAAGCAGGCGGCATGAGGATGTGTTGGTGGTGGAGCAGCCGCTGCACGTTGCCCTGAGCGATCTGGCTCCGGCGGGGGCGGTCACGGTCAGCCTCACGACCCAGGGGGAGATCGAGCTTTACACTGAGGCAGACCAGTGGGTGGATACCCCGGCGCTGATGCCGCTACAGCAGTGCCCCAACCTTGTGCTGCTGGCGAGAACCTTTAGCGATCGCCCCAAAGACCGTAGCCTGGCGATCGCCTTTCAGGATGACAGCGGGGTCCACCTTAGTCAGGTTTGCCTGACGTTCACCAGTCTGCGAATCTGTCTGGATGTGGACGCCGATCGCGACGGCGTTGTGGACGAGGACAATCCCCACAAGGGCGAGTGGCGGTGGGGAACAAACGGGCAGGGGGCCATTCTGCTGGTCAATACCGATCGCGACCATGTTCACTCGGACAGTCACTACACCGACAGGGACCAGGGTAGAGCCCTGCTCAGGCTCAAGGATTCGAGCCTGATGATTGTCCGGCGGGCCGGGGTGAGCGACCTACCGCCGGGCTGTGAAATTTACCTGTCGGTGAGTCAAGATCAGGCCCAGCGAATCTGCATCTATGACGAGCTAAATCAAGTGGGGGACGAGCTAATTGGCCCCAGACAGGCCCAGGCAAAACTCCGGTGCAGCGATCAAGACACGCTCTTTTTTGTCCAGGGGATTAGCTACCCCGACATCGACTTTGATGGGTTGATTGAGATTACGCTGAGCCTGCTCAAGCATGGGGAGACAATTTACAGCGATCGCGTGGTGTTTCGAGTCGCCCCCTGGATGATGACGCCCAACACCCTGGCCCCCATTACGGTCTTTGTATCGCGCCTATCGGAGGGCAAAAATGAAGACTTCATTGAAGATCTGAGAAAAGTCGTTGCACAGGCGGGGGTTCAGCTCGATCCGGTGCCCTTCGAGTTTCACAACGACGACCCCTGGATGCGGGATGAAATCGAGGTCGGCTACACCCAGGCACCGGGAAAAATGATTCACGTTATTTTTGATTCGCCCCGCGATCGTGGGCTAGACCACCTGGCCAAACGCCAGCTGATCAGCAGCCGGTTTGGCTACGTAATTCGCAAAAGCCCTCACGAAGCGACCAAACTGGACTCCTTTGGCAATCTGGAGGTTTCTCCCCCCGTTACCGTCAACGGCGTCACCTACCCCTTTGGTCGCCTGCTGTTTGGGGGCACCCGTCCAGAAATCATGCCCAACCCCCGGCGCAAGCTGAAGGTTTTGCGCGACTTTTTCTTTGCCCAAAAAATCCAGGCTCCGGTGGAACTGTTCTCGGATTGGCTGAGCGTAGGTCACATCGACGAGTTTGTGAACTTTGTCGCCGCGCCCAACCCGAAGGGATTTAAACTGCTGCTGGCCAGCCCAAATCGGTGCTATGAGGTACTGAAAGAACTGCGCGATCGGGGGCACGATCAGGCAGTGCTGCGAGAGGGTAAACACCTGGGTGAAAAACCTGCGGTCATTAGCGTGGCCGAGGTGATGGAGAATGAAGATTTAGCCAGTCAGAACCAGTGCTTTCAGTCCTACATTGACTGGAATCGTGAGGTCTTAAAGCAGGAATTAGGACTGGACGAAGCGAATATTATTGACTTGCCGGCCCTGTTTGAGGATAAGGACGGTCGCGCCAAATCCTTCTTCCCCAACATGGTGAACATGCTGGTGCTCAATCAGCACCTGGCCATTCCTAAACCCTTTGGCCCCAAGGTGAGTGGTCACTGTGCCTTTGAAGACTGTGTGAAAGATCTCCTAGACCCTCTCGGTTTGGTCTGCCACTTTATTGATGACTGGGACACGTATTTTCGCAAGGGCGGCGAAATTCACTGCGGCACCAACACCAGTCGGCAACCCTACCCCCAAGCCTGGTGGGAAATTGAATCGATGCCCCCAGTACTGAAACGCTGA
- a CDS encoding NupC/NupG family nucleoside CNT transporter gives MALRLISLLGIFGLCFIAWLGSEDRRQVPWRLIQWGIGIQLLVGVLIFLLPVTREVVVWLSSILNALIDASDAGARFLFGPIFVPNFNQSVGPAGAGRWIARALTPAFTAVPGDRLGADNLNLGYIFAFRSLPQVVFFASIFALLYNLGVVQPIVRVFARFFRWAMNISGAEALAGAANIFVGIESAIAIKPFLERMTRSELCAILASMFGSIASTVLGLYAGYLRPIFPSIAGHLMSASVLTIPAAFVLAKILVPEQAVPLTLGKVPAVEMADEERKSPMDSLILGALDGVKMSVGIVAALIAILGLIALLDLIFANLANLATSDIALWRAIGQVFSVITLQNIMGALFLPLTFLTGVSLDWPELWLSSQLIGRRLLETAIPPYIGLANAAAAGTLSDRALVIVSYVLCGFAHLPSVGIFVGGLTGIVPSRRKDISEVAWKALWAGTLATLMTGCVAGIFFYEGAAVLGR, from the coding sequence ATGGCACTGCGTTTGATTTCGCTGCTAGGTATTTTTGGTCTTTGCTTTATCGCCTGGTTGGGGTCAGAGGATCGGCGGCAGGTGCCCTGGCGATTGATCCAGTGGGGCATCGGTATTCAGCTGTTGGTGGGAGTGCTGATTTTTTTGCTGCCCGTTACCCGCGAGGTGGTGGTATGGCTCAGCTCCATTCTCAACGCTCTAATTGACGCCTCCGATGCGGGGGCGCGTTTTTTGTTTGGCCCCATTTTTGTCCCCAACTTTAACCAAAGCGTTGGCCCGGCCGGGGCGGGACGCTGGATTGCCCGAGCGCTGACGCCTGCATTTACCGCCGTACCCGGCGATCGCCTGGGGGCCGACAACCTCAACCTGGGCTATATCTTTGCCTTTCGCTCGCTGCCCCAGGTAGTGTTTTTTGCCTCGATTTTTGCCCTGCTGTACAACCTCGGGGTGGTGCAGCCCATTGTGCGGGTGTTTGCCCGCTTCTTTCGCTGGGCCATGAACATTAGCGGGGCCGAGGCCCTGGCGGGGGCGGCGAATATTTTTGTCGGCATCGAGTCTGCGATCGCCATTAAGCCCTTTCTGGAGCGCATGACCCGCAGCGAGCTGTGCGCCATTCTGGCCTCCATGTTTGGCTCCATTGCCTCCACGGTGCTGGGCCTCTACGCCGGGTACCTGCGGCCCATTTTCCCGTCGATCGCCGGGCACCTGATGTCAGCCTCGGTGCTGACCATTCCCGCCGCCTTTGTGCTGGCCAAAATTTTGGTGCCCGAGCAGGCAGTACCCCTCACCCTGGGCAAGGTGCCCGCTGTCGAGATGGCAGACGAGGAGCGCAAAAGCCCGATGGATAGCCTCATCCTCGGTGCCCTCGACGGAGTCAAAATGTCCGTGGGCATTGTCGCTGCCCTGATCGCCATTCTGGGCCTGATTGCCCTGCTCGACTTGATCTTTGCCAACCTCGCCAACCTCGCCACCAGCGACATAGCCCTGTGGCGGGCGATCGGCCAGGTGTTCAGCGTCATTACCCTACAAAACATTATGGGGGCACTGTTCTTACCCCTTACCTTTCTGACCGGAGTTTCCCTCGACTGGCCCGAACTGTGGCTGTCGTCTCAGCTGATTGGGCGGCGACTGCTGGAAACGGCGATTCCGCCCTACATCGGTCTGGCCAACGCGGCGGCGGCGGGTACCCTCAGCGATCGCGCCCTGGTGATCGTTAGCTACGTACTCTGCGGCTTTGCCCACCTGCCCTCGGTGGGGATCTTTGTCGGCGGATTGACGGGCATTGTGCCCTCGCGCCGCAAAGACATTAGCGAGGTGGCCTGGAAAGCGCTGTGGGCTGGCACCCTCGCCACCCTGATGACGGGCTGCGTAGCGGGAATCTTTTTCTACGAAGGCGCTGCGGTGCTGGGACGCTAG
- a CDS encoding transketolase C-terminal domain-containing protein, with protein MTSFPIDLSAYQRISLDASNPTLTDEQRSALKANIQLCRDAIVFFTATGAARGVGGHTGGPYDTVPEVMILDALFRGAGDKYVPIFFDEAGHRVATQYLMSVLNGDMPAEQLMQYRAANEKLPGHPELGLTPGVKFSSGRLGHMWPYVNGVALANPGKVAFCLGSDGAQQEGDDAEAARFAVANHVNVKLLIDDNDVTIAGHPSQYMGGYSVKKTLEGHGLTVLEGDGEDLDGLYANICKAINTPGPVAVVNKRAMAVGIEGIEGSTHGHDVISVKAAIAYLTAKGHTAAVEILEGIQAPKNTYEFMGSSKTVGANRNMFGDAMVEVLGELDETTRKESVLVVDSDLEGSCGLAQIRKAYPEIFISGGIMERGNLSAAAGFGMAEGKQGVFATFAAFLEMCISEITMARLNYSNLLCHFSHSGIDDMADNTCHFGLNNFFADNGLDDGYDTKLYFPADPNQMKACVKKVFHDPGLRFIFSTRSKVPMILDADGNEFFGGDYTFTPGKDEVIREGSAGYIVTFGDSLYRALDAVERLKQQGIEVGLINKSTLNVVDEETMAKVGKAPFVLVTEAFNRKTGLGSRFGTWLLERGYTPKFAHIGTHEEGSGGLWEQFIHQGIDPDGIMAKVKELVG; from the coding sequence ATGACCAGCTTTCCCATTGACCTGAGCGCGTACCAGCGAATTTCCCTAGATGCGTCCAACCCCACCCTCACCGACGAGCAGCGCAGCGCCCTGAAGGCCAACATTCAGCTGTGTCGGGATGCGATCGTGTTCTTTACGGCAACCGGCGCAGCGCGGGGCGTGGGCGGGCACACGGGCGGCCCCTACGACACCGTGCCCGAGGTGATGATTCTCGACGCGCTGTTTCGCGGCGCGGGCGACAAGTATGTGCCAATTTTCTTTGACGAAGCCGGGCACCGAGTGGCCACCCAGTACCTGATGTCGGTGCTCAACGGCGACATGCCCGCCGAGCAGCTGATGCAGTACCGCGCCGCCAACGAAAAGCTGCCCGGCCACCCCGAGCTGGGGCTGACCCCAGGCGTCAAGTTTAGCTCCGGTCGGCTGGGGCACATGTGGCCCTACGTCAACGGCGTGGCCCTGGCTAACCCTGGCAAAGTCGCATTCTGCCTCGGCTCTGACGGGGCGCAGCAGGAGGGCGACGACGCCGAGGCAGCCCGCTTTGCGGTGGCCAACCACGTCAATGTCAAGCTGCTGATTGACGACAACGATGTCACTATTGCCGGTCACCCCTCCCAGTACATGGGCGGCTACAGCGTGAAGAAAACCCTGGAGGGCCACGGCCTGACGGTGCTGGAAGGCGATGGCGAAGACCTCGACGGCCTCTATGCCAACATCTGCAAGGCGATCAACACCCCCGGCCCGGTGGCGGTGGTGAACAAGCGGGCGATGGCGGTGGGCATTGAGGGCATCGAGGGCAGCACCCACGGGCACGATGTGATCTCGGTGAAGGCGGCGATCGCCTACCTCACCGCCAAGGGCCACACCGCAGCTGTAGAAATCCTCGAAGGCATCCAGGCGCCCAAGAACACCTACGAGTTCATGGGCTCCAGCAAGACCGTGGGCGCGAACCGCAACATGTTTGGCGACGCCATGGTCGAAGTGCTGGGCGAGCTGGACGAAACCACCCGCAAAGAGAGCGTGCTGGTGGTCGATAGCGACCTGGAGGGCTCCTGCGGTCTGGCCCAAATTCGCAAGGCCTACCCCGAGATCTTCATCAGCGGCGGCATTATGGAGCGGGGCAACCTGTCGGCGGCGGCGGGCTTTGGCATGGCCGAGGGCAAGCAGGGCGTATTTGCCACCTTTGCTGCTTTTCTGGAGATGTGCATTTCTGAAATCACCATGGCCCGGTTGAACTACTCCAACCTGCTGTGCCACTTCTCCCACTCCGGCATCGACGATATGGCCGACAACACCTGCCACTTTGGCCTCAACAACTTCTTTGCCGACAACGGCCTTGACGACGGCTACGACACCAAGCTCTACTTCCCGGCCGACCCCAACCAGATGAAGGCCTGCGTCAAAAAGGTGTTCCACGACCCCGGTCTGCGCTTCATCTTCTCGACCCGCTCGAAGGTGCCGATGATTCTCGACGCCGATGGCAACGAGTTCTTTGGCGGCGACTACACCTTTACCCCCGGCAAAGACGAGGTGATTCGGGAGGGCAGCGCCGGTTACATCGTCACCTTTGGTGACTCGCTTTACCGCGCCCTCGATGCCGTCGAGCGCCTGAAGCAGCAGGGCATTGAAGTGGGCCTGATCAACAAGTCCACCCTCAACGTGGTGGACGAAGAGACCATGGCCAAGGTGGGCAAGGCCCCCTTTGTACTGGTGACCGAGGCCTTTAACCGCAAGACAGGCCTGGGCAGCCGCTTTGGCACCTGGCTGCTAGAGCGGGGCTACACGCCCAAGTTTGCTCACATTGGCACCCACGAAGAGGGCAGCGGTGGCCTGTGGGAGCAGTTCATTCACCAGGGTATCGACCCCGACGGCATCATGGCTAAGGTGAAGGAACTGGTGGGCTAG
- a CDS encoding type II toxin-antitoxin system HicB family antitoxin, protein MSNPTSTSFTIETEQEEDGRWIAEILEIPGALVYGVSQQQAVAQVKALALRVIADKLEHGEIDLGLASLIFVAA, encoded by the coding sequence ATGAGTAACCCGACTTCTACCAGCTTCACCATTGAAACCGAGCAAGAAGAAGACGGTCGCTGGATTGCCGAAATCCTAGAGATTCCGGGTGCCCTGGTCTATGGTGTCAGTCAGCAACAGGCCGTTGCCCAAGTCAAAGCTCTAGCCCTGCGCGTGATTGCCGATAAGCTAGAGCATGGTGAAATTGACCTGGGCCTAGCCAGTCTCATCTTTGTAGCTGCGTAG
- the rbsK gene encoding ribokinase, which yields MQKTIHVFGSLNMDLVCRAPRLPQPGETVLGTDFATLPGGKGANQAVAAARLGAATAMVGRVGDDAFGRQLLQELQGAGVDASGVAAAAGVPTGVAAIAVDDSGQNTIVVVPGANGKVGEKDVSRLAAQLLPGDTLLLQLEVPLGAVVAAAKAARARGATVILDPAPAPDDLPPECFKAVDILTPNQTEASQLTGLVVNDVATAQAAANRLVQRGVSVAIVKLGDRGVVVADRQCTFHQPALPVKAVDTVAAGDAFNGGLAVALAEGMSLEEAVQFASAVAAASVMVPGAQASMPERSRVEALRIGLKHL from the coding sequence ATGCAGAAAACCATCCACGTCTTCGGCAGCCTGAATATGGATTTGGTCTGCCGCGCGCCGCGCCTGCCCCAGCCGGGGGAAACGGTGTTGGGCACCGACTTTGCCACCCTGCCCGGCGGCAAGGGCGCAAACCAGGCGGTAGCGGCGGCGCGGCTGGGGGCCGCCACGGCGATGGTGGGTCGGGTGGGGGACGATGCCTTTGGCCGACAGCTGCTCCAGGAGTTGCAGGGGGCGGGGGTCGATGCCAGTGGAGTGGCGGCAGCGGCGGGCGTGCCGACGGGGGTGGCGGCGATCGCCGTGGACGACTCTGGTCAGAACACCATTGTGGTGGTGCCGGGGGCCAATGGCAAAGTGGGCGAGAAGGATGTCAGTCGCCTCGCCGCGCAGCTGTTGCCGGGGGACACCCTACTGCTTCAGCTGGAGGTGCCGCTGGGGGCGGTGGTAGCTGCTGCCAAAGCCGCCAGGGCCAGGGGCGCAACCGTCATTCTCGACCCGGCTCCGGCTCCGGACGATCTGCCCCCCGAGTGCTTTAAAGCGGTGGATATTCTCACCCCCAACCAGACTGAGGCCAGCCAGCTCACGGGGCTGGTGGTCAACGATGTGGCCACTGCCCAGGCCGCTGCCAATCGGCTGGTGCAGCGCGGGGTGTCGGTGGCGATCGTCAAGCTGGGCGATCGCGGGGTGGTGGTGGCCGATCGCCAGTGTACATTTCATCAGCCAGCTCTGCCCGTGAAAGCCGTTGACACCGTGGCGGCGGGGGATGCCTTCAATGGCGGGCTGGCCGTGGCCCTGGCCGAGGGGATGTCCCTGGAGGAGGCGGTGCAGTTTGCCAGTGCCGTCGCCGCCGCCTCGGTGATGGTGCCGGGGGCGCAGGCCTCGATGCCGGAGCGATCGCGGGTAGAAGCCCTGCGGATCGGCCTCAAGCACCTCTAG
- a CDS encoding sugar O-acetyltransferase, whose translation MAKSELEKMLANELYRAADPELVALRRLAQEQLYRLNHSRPEEIEVREAAVKSLFHTIGPNFEITPPFFCDYGDHIRAGKNLYINAHCTILDCNWVTLGDNVLLAPNVQIYAAYHPTDPVVRLTGLELAAPITIGSNVWLGGGAIVCPGVTIGDNTTIGAGSVVTKSIPGGVVAVGNPCRVIRTI comes from the coding sequence ATGGCGAAGTCAGAATTGGAAAAGATGCTGGCCAATGAGCTGTACCGGGCAGCGGATCCGGAGTTGGTGGCGCTGCGGCGGCTGGCCCAGGAGCAGCTCTATCGGCTTAACCATTCGCGGCCCGAGGAAATTGAGGTGAGGGAGGCGGCGGTGAAGTCGCTCTTTCACACCATCGGCCCCAACTTCGAGATCACGCCCCCCTTCTTCTGCGACTACGGTGACCACATCCGCGCTGGCAAAAACCTCTACATCAACGCCCACTGCACCATTCTCGACTGCAACTGGGTGACCCTGGGCGACAACGTGCTGCTGGCTCCCAACGTGCAGATCTACGCGGCCTACCACCCCACTGACCCGGTAGTGCGGCTGACCGGGCTGGAGCTGGCGGCCCCCATTACCATTGGCAGCAATGTGTGGCTGGGGGGCGGTGCGATCGTCTGCCCTGGGGTGACGATTGGCGACAACACCACCATCGGCGCGGGTAGCGTGGTGACGAAGTCGATTCCTGGGGGTGTGGTGGCCGTGGGCAATCCCTGTCGGGTGATTCGAACAATTTAG
- a CDS encoding TIGR02587 family membrane protein, translated as MAQPKAQEWQTELNDVTRGIAGAFLFGAPFLYTMEVWWKGNFTSPPRMMLILGMAYLALVLLNIKGGFRAEQPRSRTQILAESAEGLAIALLTATLSLTLLGILRLETGVDAILGRVITLCLPFAIGVGIANNLLLKTNGDEPDSAARGDRGPAENHRWHQQAWRNTLSDAGAALLGAIVVGASIAPTDEIPMIASALSPMRLFLILASSLLLSYIIVFQANFGGQRRRRSQPGFFQSPISETLAAYLISLAISMLMLWVFQVLRIGDPMNQWVSYVIVLGLPATIGGAAGRLAV; from the coding sequence ATGGCACAGCCCAAAGCCCAGGAGTGGCAGACCGAACTTAACGACGTCACCCGCGGCATTGCGGGGGCTTTTTTGTTTGGGGCGCCCTTTCTCTACACCATGGAGGTGTGGTGGAAGGGTAACTTCACCTCGCCGCCGCGCATGATGCTGATTCTGGGGATGGCCTACCTGGCCCTGGTGCTGCTGAATATCAAAGGGGGCTTTCGGGCCGAGCAGCCCCGCAGCCGCACCCAAATTTTGGCCGAAAGTGCCGAAGGACTGGCGATCGCCCTGCTGACCGCCACCCTCAGCCTGACTTTGCTGGGCATTCTTCGCCTGGAAACCGGCGTAGATGCCATTCTGGGTCGCGTGATTACCCTGTGCCTGCCCTTTGCGATCGGGGTTGGCATTGCCAACAACCTGCTGCTCAAGACCAATGGCGACGAACCCGACTCGGCTGCTCGAGGCGATCGCGGGCCAGCCGAAAACCACCGCTGGCACCAGCAGGCCTGGCGAAATACCCTGTCCGATGCAGGGGCGGCGCTACTGGGGGCGATCGTGGTCGGAGCCTCGATCGCCCCCACCGACGAAATTCCGATGATTGCCAGTGCGCTATCCCCCATGCGGCTGTTCTTGATTTTGGCCAGTTCGCTGCTGCTGTCCTACATCATCGTGTTCCAGGCCAACTTTGGCGGGCAGCGACGGCGGCGATCGCAGCCCGGCTTTTTCCAGAGCCCAATCAGCGAGACCCTGGCCGCCTACCTGATCTCCCTGGCGATCTCGATGCTGATGCTGTGGGTGTTTCAGGTCCTCCGCATCGGCGACCCAATGAACCAGTGGGTGAGCTACGTCATTGTTTTGGGTCTGCCCGCTACCATTGGCGGCGCGGCGGGCCGCCTAGCTGTATAG
- a CDS encoding EAL domain-containing protein — MRGAVQPQLEDFSDIASLQRFIKVSQSDWLVDMLASDRFTSHFQPIVSIQDTAQIYGYESLLRGLDEQGNLVMPGAIFELATDAGLIPQLDRAARLSTIAQAHQHHIRERIFINFTPTALYDPVSCLRSTVEAIDRAGISHSQVVFEVVESDNFQDLEHLKTVLNYYREAGFAVALDDLGSGYSGLNLLHQLRPDFIKLDMELIRDVHLDIYKASITEKLLEIAQKLNIQTVAEGIECVEELHWLQQRGADFAQGYLIAKPSAVPTRTPPRFAAKAVPLDLQPWQPEAPQVQHQSDSERIVAAVTQRIRQSLDLNEILQTTADEVRQLFEVDRVVIYRFESDWSGLVAVESLAAGSPSILGFHVMDTCFKTTHAAYYQQGNTRAIENIETAGLSPCHVDLLKSLNIRANLVVPILHQEQLWGLLIAHQCSYARQWQQSEVNLFYQLASQAAIAIQQSELYHQLQTANQELQRLASVDGLTQVANRRCFDARLSAEWQRLAQEQAPLSLILCDFDCFKLYNDSNGHLAGDDALRQVAIAIAQTCRGPSDLVARYGGEEFAVVLPETTAEEAIAVANAIQASIAALGMPHFQAPAHRVTLSFGVATVVPSEELSFETLIDLADRGLYQAKAEGKNRVVQMTAGPLTETAPRPAVRVPGS, encoded by the coding sequence GTGCGCGGCGCAGTTCAGCCGCAGCTAGAAGATTTTAGCGACATTGCTTCCCTACAGCGATTTATTAAAGTTAGCCAATCCGATTGGCTGGTGGATATGCTGGCTAGCGATCGCTTTACCAGTCATTTTCAGCCGATTGTTTCAATTCAGGATACCGCTCAAATCTATGGCTATGAATCGCTGCTGCGGGGACTGGACGAACAGGGCAATCTGGTCATGCCGGGGGCCATCTTTGAGCTGGCGACGGACGCTGGCCTGATACCGCAACTCGACCGGGCGGCGCGGCTCAGCACGATCGCCCAGGCCCATCAGCATCACATTCGTGAGCGGATTTTTATTAACTTTACTCCGACAGCTTTGTACGATCCGGTGTCCTGCCTGCGAAGCACCGTGGAGGCGATTGACAGAGCCGGAATTTCCCACAGCCAGGTGGTATTTGAGGTTGTAGAGTCCGACAACTTTCAGGATTTAGAACACCTGAAAACGGTGCTGAACTACTACCGGGAGGCTGGCTTCGCGGTGGCCCTCGACGATTTGGGCTCAGGCTATTCTGGCCTGAATTTACTGCATCAGCTGCGGCCCGATTTCATCAAACTGGATATGGAGCTAATTCGAGATGTCCACCTCGACATCTACAAAGCGTCCATCACCGAAAAACTGCTGGAGATCGCGCAAAAGCTTAATATCCAGACCGTTGCGGAAGGGATTGAATGCGTTGAAGAACTGCACTGGCTCCAGCAGCGAGGGGCTGACTTTGCCCAGGGCTACCTGATCGCTAAGCCCAGCGCCGTGCCAACCAGAACCCCTCCCCGGTTTGCCGCCAAGGCGGTGCCCCTCGACCTGCAACCCTGGCAACCAGAGGCTCCGCAGGTCCAGCACCAGAGCGATTCTGAGCGCATTGTTGCCGCTGTCACCCAGCGGATTCGGCAGTCGCTGGACCTCAACGAGATTCTACAAACGACAGCGGATGAAGTGCGGCAGCTGTTCGAGGTCGATCGCGTCGTGATCTATCGGTTTGAATCGGACTGGAGCGGGCTAGTGGCGGTAGAGTCTCTGGCGGCCGGAAGCCCGTCAATTCTCGGCTTTCACGTGATGGACACCTGCTTTAAGACCACCCATGCGGCCTACTACCAGCAGGGCAATACCCGAGCAATCGAAAATATCGAAACCGCCGGGCTCAGCCCCTGCCATGTAGACCTCCTGAAGAGCTTAAACATACGGGCCAACTTAGTCGTGCCTATTTTGCACCAGGAGCAGCTCTGGGGCCTGCTGATCGCCCACCAGTGCAGCTATGCCCGGCAGTGGCAGCAGTCGGAGGTAAACCTGTTCTATCAGCTGGCCAGCCAGGCGGCGATCGCCATTCAGCAGTCGGAGCTTTACCACCAGCTGCAAACGGCGAATCAGGAGCTGCAGCGGCTGGCCTCGGTAGACGGGTTGACCCAGGTGGCCAATCGTCGCTGCTTCGACGCTCGGCTCAGCGCCGAGTGGCAGCGCCTGGCCCAGGAACAAGCGCCCCTGTCGCTGATTCTGTGTGATTTTGACTGCTTCAAGCTCTACAACGACAGCAATGGCCACTTGGCCGGAGACGATGCCCTGCGGCAGGTGGCCATTGCCATTGCCCAAACCTGTAGGGGCCCCTCAGACCTGGTGGCCCGCTATGGGGGCGAAGAGTTTGCGGTGGTTCTGCCCGAGACCACCGCCGAGGAGGCGATCGCCGTGGCCAACGCCATCCAGGCCAGTATCGCGGCCCTGGGGATGCCCCACTTTCAAGCCCCTGCCCACCGGGTTACCCTCAGCTTTGGGGTCGCCACGGTGGTGCCCTCCGAGGAATTGTCCTTTGAAACCCTGATTGACCTGGCGGATCGGGGCCTTTACCAGGCCAAAGCCGAGGGCAAAAACCGGGTAGTGCAAATGACCGCTGGACCGCTGACTGAAACCGCTCCCCGCCCAGCGGTCAGGGTTCCTGGTAGCTGA